One window from the genome of Methylophaga thalassica encodes:
- the xrtD gene encoding VPLPA-CTERM-specific exosortase XrtD gives MKQQGAGTVLSYQKASVFIVTLVLAFITYWGGIAEAYMRWNTQEEYSHGFLIPLVSLYILWEKKDLILSSVTRPMWSGYFIVLLSLLVYILGQLSALFILIQYSFVLTLVGLSMIFLGKASRYTLAPILLLLFAIPLPYVIEVVLTAKLQLVSSWLGVQVIRLFDIPVYLEGNIIDLGVYKLQVVEACSGLRYLFPLMSLGFIAAYFYRASFWKKAVVFLATIPITILMNSFRIGVIGVLVDNWGIAQAEGFLHDFEGWIIFMACAGLLALLIWLMEKLTSGYSFADVFGVEQYNKTKPIFYENNASSSGNLIIFSLTVLTLLSSYGVTHYIDNRQEIIPEHNALVNFPMKLDEWTGYQMPLDDRVESKLAMTDYLLANYQNKQKQTVNFYVAYYETQRKGESPHSPRVCIPGGGWEIAAFDRIEANGHPANRVIIKKGTQEQLVYYWFQGHGRIVANEYINKWYLLQDSIIKNRTDGSLVRMVTMVADNETVAQAEQRILSFMQVAEPKLKQYIAE, from the coding sequence ATGAAACAGCAAGGAGCGGGCACAGTGTTAAGCTATCAAAAAGCAAGTGTATTTATAGTCACGCTTGTGTTGGCTTTTATCACCTATTGGGGGGGGATTGCTGAAGCATATATGCGGTGGAATACACAGGAAGAGTATAGTCATGGTTTCCTCATTCCATTGGTCAGTCTCTATATACTTTGGGAGAAAAAAGATCTGATTCTCTCATCGGTCACTCGGCCCATGTGGAGTGGCTATTTTATCGTTCTCTTATCGTTACTTGTATATATCCTTGGACAATTAAGCGCCTTATTTATTCTGATTCAATATTCCTTTGTTCTGACTCTGGTTGGCTTGTCCATGATTTTTCTTGGCAAAGCCAGTCGATATACACTCGCTCCGATCTTGCTACTGTTATTTGCCATACCTTTACCTTACGTCATTGAGGTTGTGCTGACGGCGAAATTGCAGTTGGTGTCATCCTGGTTAGGCGTTCAGGTCATTCGCCTTTTTGATATTCCCGTGTATCTGGAAGGGAATATCATTGATCTTGGCGTCTACAAACTTCAGGTGGTTGAGGCCTGTAGTGGTTTACGCTATTTATTCCCGTTGATGAGCCTTGGGTTTATTGCAGCTTATTTTTACCGTGCCAGCTTCTGGAAAAAAGCCGTCGTTTTTCTGGCAACCATCCCTATCACGATTTTGATGAACAGTTTCCGAATTGGTGTGATTGGCGTGCTGGTGGATAACTGGGGTATTGCCCAAGCAGAAGGGTTTTTACATGATTTTGAAGGCTGGATTATCTTCATGGCCTGTGCTGGTCTGCTTGCATTGCTGATTTGGCTAATGGAAAAGCTGACATCGGGTTATTCGTTTGCCGATGTCTTCGGGGTAGAGCAATACAATAAAACCAAACCAATATTTTATGAAAACAATGCTTCGTCATCAGGTAATCTGATAATTTTTTCTCTGACTGTTCTCACCCTTTTATCAAGCTATGGTGTAACACACTATATTGATAATCGTCAGGAAATCATTCCAGAGCATAATGCCTTAGTAAATTTTCCGATGAAACTGGATGAGTGGACAGGATATCAAATGCCTCTAGATGACAGGGTTGAGTCCAAATTGGCGATGACTGATTATTTATTGGCTAACTATCAAAATAAGCAGAAACAAACAGTCAACTTTTATGTGGCTTATTATGAAACGCAACGTAAAGGTGAGTCACCACATTCTCCACGCGTATGTATTCCTGGCGGTGGTTGGGAGATAGCTGCATTTGACCGAATCGAAGCGAATGGCCACCCCGCCAATCGTGTCATCATTAAAAAAGGCACACAAGAACAACTCGTGTATTACTGGTTCCAGGGGCATGGTCGTATTGTCGCGAATGAATACATTAACAAGTGGTATTTATTACAAGATTCAATCATTAAAAACAGAACTGATGGCTCATTGGTGAGAATGGTCACCATGGTGGCAGACAATGAAACAGTGGCGCAGGCAGAACAACGAATATTGTCGTTTATGCAGGTCGCCGAGCCAAAGTTAAAACAATATATTGCGGAATAA
- a CDS encoding WecB/TagA/CpsF family glycosyltransferase, protein MSNTSFFPDLHQRNKQHVLMGLPFDFVSMAESASLIEQAVSSKKRCFLSTPNINFTITANEDDAFYQSVAVSDLSVIDGMPLVWLAKMMKLPVKERVAGSDLFQFLSEKKREQPIKVFFFGGESGIAEKAHKQLNIDSAGMVSVGFYDPGFISIEEMSQDNIIQEINDAEPDFLLVALGAKKGQAWIMNNMAKLNAPVISHLGAVINFVAGSVVRAPEKWRKFGLEWLWRIKQEPNLWKRYVKDGWSLSWLLLTKQLPYYFVNKKYKRGMSQDNAVNWQPNTHTLFLAGCFQANNLEKVDALISTMVLANHSQLKIDLSGVSYIDSTFMARLLTLQGKLNLAGCDLIVLNPKQKIKRLMSLAGVLKRFKVISG, encoded by the coding sequence ATGAGTAACACATCTTTTTTTCCTGACCTCCATCAGCGAAACAAACAACATGTATTGATGGGCTTGCCTTTTGACTTTGTCAGTATGGCTGAATCAGCAAGCCTAATCGAGCAGGCTGTTTCATCAAAAAAACGCTGTTTTCTCTCTACCCCAAATATTAATTTCACCATAACAGCGAATGAGGATGATGCATTTTATCAATCAGTCGCTGTCAGTGATTTATCTGTGATTGATGGCATGCCTTTAGTCTGGCTGGCTAAAATGATGAAGTTACCGGTCAAAGAACGAGTAGCTGGTTCAGATTTATTTCAGTTTTTGTCCGAAAAAAAGAGAGAGCAGCCGATTAAAGTCTTTTTCTTCGGTGGTGAAAGCGGTATTGCCGAAAAAGCACATAAACAACTTAATATTGATTCCGCGGGTATGGTGAGTGTTGGTTTTTATGATCCGGGTTTTATCAGTATTGAAGAAATGAGTCAGGACAATATTATCCAGGAAATTAATGACGCAGAACCTGATTTTTTGCTTGTTGCGCTGGGTGCAAAAAAAGGTCAGGCCTGGATTATGAATAATATGGCGAAGCTAAACGCGCCGGTGATTAGCCATTTGGGGGCGGTAATTAATTTTGTGGCTGGTTCAGTTGTCAGAGCGCCTGAGAAATGGCGTAAATTCGGACTGGAATGGCTTTGGCGTATAAAACAAGAGCCAAACTTGTGGAAACGGTATGTAAAAGATGGCTGGAGTTTGAGTTGGTTATTACTGACAAAGCAACTTCCCTATTATTTTGTGAATAAAAAATATAAGCGTGGTATGAGTCAGGATAATGCCGTCAACTGGCAACCAAACACACACACCTTGTTTTTAGCCGGCTGTTTCCAAGCAAATAATCTTGAGAAAGTAGATGCATTGATAAGTACCATGGTGTTAGCTAATCACTCCCAATTAAAGATCGATTTGTCTGGTGTTAGCTATATTGATAGTACATTTATGGCGAGGCTATTGACACTTCAAGGCAAACTTAATTTGGCAGGTTGTGATCTTATTGTTTTGAATCCCAAACAGAAAATAAAACGATTAATGTCATTAGCTGGTGTTTTAAAACGATTCAAGGTAATCTCAGGCTAA
- a CDS encoding ElyC/SanA/YdcF family protein, with protein MKANILVVEGWLEPAALSQAYAEYKTGHYDLVITTGGPEARNFTDQFDSYAEQAAYQLALLGLDENKLQVVATPASAQDRTYLSAVMVRKFIESSIVGDEVKGINVFSADVHSRRTQFLYQQAFNVLPIPIGIISAVPEDFTLENWWQTSAGAKTVLVELIGWIYAHCCFDLPVRNSYQEMWGLPRDETIK; from the coding sequence GTGAAAGCTAATATTCTAGTGGTAGAAGGCTGGCTTGAGCCTGCCGCACTCAGTCAGGCTTACGCTGAATATAAAACGGGTCATTATGATTTGGTTATTACCACCGGTGGCCCTGAAGCAAGAAATTTTACCGATCAGTTCGATTCATATGCCGAACAAGCGGCATATCAGCTAGCTTTATTGGGGCTTGATGAGAATAAGTTACAGGTTGTTGCCACCCCAGCTTCTGCTCAAGATAGAACCTATTTAAGTGCTGTGATGGTGAGAAAATTTATTGAGTCATCAATTGTCGGAGATGAAGTGAAAGGCATTAATGTATTTTCTGCTGATGTTCATAGCCGTAGAACTCAGTTTTTATATCAACAGGCTTTTAATGTTTTGCCCATACCCATTGGTATTATCTCAGCTGTGCCAGAAGACTTCACTTTAGAAAATTGGTGGCAAACCAGTGCCGGTGCCAAAACGGTACTGGTTGAATTAATCGGCTGGATTTATGCACATTGTTGTTTTGATTTACCAGTCAGGAATTCTTACCAGGAAATGTGGGGATTACCTCGCGATGAGACTATAAAATGA
- a CDS encoding glycosyltransferase family 4 protein, whose protein sequence is MKLAYLAPEIPALSATFVYNEILALTELGHEIIPFSVHKPIMPATDQHLDELRSKVIYLYAMPKKTVFFSHLKLLTKKPIHYIKALSECMKDMFQVNILSRDARGLFYRFFYAAKLAQDLVDNDIQHLHVHFAHVPTDIAMYASMLSGIPFSVTAHANDIFERGLLLDKKVERSGFFATISDFNRHYIQQTYQVDPGKLEIIRCGVDSRVFTRKSSIALSDPVRIGVVGRLVEKKGIDTLISALAILHTQFSDFKVEIAGSGPLEEELKQQVNQLALTDKVVFLGPLPHDQVVKFVTGLDLFVLPCKKDKQGDMDGIPVVLMEAMMVGTAVISSKISGIPELVINEQTGMLIEPDNSEQLAAAMLELIKDEASRTTLIRNAEKKVQQEFAQDINARRLQTLFTETIGRF, encoded by the coding sequence TTGAAACTGGCATATCTGGCACCTGAGATTCCTGCGTTATCTGCCACATTTGTATATAACGAAATTCTGGCGTTGACTGAACTAGGCCACGAGATAATACCGTTCTCTGTGCATAAACCGATCATGCCAGCCACTGATCAACACCTTGATGAATTGAGGTCGAAGGTTATATACCTTTATGCGATGCCAAAAAAGACTGTTTTTTTTAGTCATCTCAAATTACTGACTAAAAAACCTATTCACTACATCAAAGCACTTAGTGAGTGTATGAAAGATATGTTCCAAGTGAACATTCTATCGCGTGATGCACGAGGTCTTTTTTATCGCTTCTTCTATGCAGCTAAGCTGGCACAAGATTTAGTAGACAATGATATTCAGCATTTACATGTGCATTTTGCACATGTGCCCACGGATATTGCGATGTATGCCAGTATGCTTTCAGGTATTCCTTTCAGCGTAACAGCTCATGCAAACGACATATTTGAGCGCGGTTTATTATTAGATAAAAAGGTCGAAAGGTCAGGTTTTTTTGCCACAATTTCTGATTTTAATCGTCACTACATTCAGCAAACTTATCAAGTTGATCCTGGTAAATTAGAAATTATTCGCTGTGGCGTAGATAGCCGTGTGTTCACTCGCAAGTCTTCAATCGCATTATCAGATCCTGTTCGGATTGGCGTGGTCGGCAGGTTGGTAGAAAAAAAAGGCATTGATACGCTTATTTCTGCTCTAGCTATCTTACATACTCAATTTTCTGATTTTAAAGTAGAGATTGCCGGTTCAGGTCCACTGGAAGAGGAATTAAAACAGCAAGTCAACCAACTTGCTTTGACCGATAAAGTCGTATTTCTGGGGCCATTACCTCATGACCAGGTGGTTAAATTTGTTACTGGATTAGATTTGTTTGTCTTACCCTGTAAAAAAGACAAACAGGGTGATATGGATGGTATCCCGGTCGTATTGATGGAAGCTATGATGGTCGGGACGGCCGTCATATCATCAAAGATTTCAGGTATTCCTGAGCTGGTGATTAATGAACAAACCGGTATGTTGATTGAGCCTGACAACAGTGAACAATTGGCTGCTGCGATGCTCGAGCTAATAAAGGACGAGGCTTCAAGGACGACATTGATCCGTAATGCCGAGAAAAAAGTTCAGCAAGAGTTTGCACAGGATATCAACGCCAGGCGCTTGCAGACATTATTTACTGAAACAATCGGTCGTTTTTAG
- a CDS encoding glycosyltransferase has translation MSYLLVSPCRNESDYMRITLDSVVNQSIKPDLWVIVDDGSTDATPQILAEYAEKYSFIKVITRENRGHRSVGPGVIEAFYYGYEQVDVSQFDFICKFDLDLDLPPRYFEILIDRMKQNPRIGTCSGKAYFRDKKSGELISEKCGDEMSVGMTKFYRRSCFEEIGGFVRQVMWDGIDCHKCRQLGWIAVSWDEPDLKFIHLRPMGSSQKGIFTGRMRHGFGQYFMGTGLVYMTASSIFRMLHPPYFLGGAAMWWGYVKSMLTRQPRFADKPLVAFIRHYQWQCLVKGKAEATRQLNEQQTVVWQQSHG, from the coding sequence ATGAGTTATCTACTGGTTTCACCATGTCGCAATGAATCTGATTACATGCGCATAACACTGGATAGTGTTGTTAATCAGTCCATCAAGCCTGATCTATGGGTGATTGTTGATGACGGTTCTACTGATGCGACGCCACAAATTTTGGCTGAGTATGCTGAGAAATACTCATTCATAAAAGTAATTACACGTGAAAATCGAGGCCATCGTAGTGTCGGTCCTGGTGTGATCGAAGCCTTTTATTATGGCTATGAACAGGTGGATGTCAGTCAGTTTGATTTTATCTGTAAATTTGATTTGGATTTAGATTTGCCCCCACGTTATTTTGAGATTTTGATTGACCGCATGAAACAAAATCCACGTATTGGCACATGCAGTGGTAAAGCGTATTTCAGAGATAAAAAATCAGGTGAGCTTATAAGTGAGAAATGTGGCGATGAGATGTCCGTTGGCATGACAAAGTTTTATCGCCGAAGCTGTTTTGAAGAAATTGGTGGCTTTGTACGCCAAGTGATGTGGGATGGAATCGACTGCCATAAGTGCCGTCAATTGGGTTGGATAGCGGTGAGCTGGGATGAACCTGATTTAAAATTCATTCATCTGAGACCTATGGGCTCAAGCCAGAAGGGGATATTTACCGGGCGTATGCGTCATGGGTTTGGTCAGTATTTTATGGGAACTGGGCTGGTTTATATGACCGCTTCCTCGATCTTCCGTATGTTACATCCTCCTTATTTTCTGGGTGGTGCTGCTATGTGGTGGGGATATGTGAAAAGTATGCTGACCCGGCAGCCACGCTTTGCTGACAAGCCACTTGTTGCGTTTATTCGTCATTACCAATGGCAATGTCTTGTCAAAGGGAAAGCTGAAGCAACTCGACAGTTAAACGAACAACAAACAGTTGTTTGGCAACAATCTCACGGCTAG
- a CDS encoding glycosyltransferase family 2 protein, whose translation MSLSNIGAVIIGRNEGERLIRCIKSLQHDLEHIIYVDSGSSDGSVEASKTLGVATVILDLDKPFTAARARNEGARELIAANPAIEFIQFVDGDCEVAQGWIDKAYIFLKTSPDYAVVCGRRRERFPQYSVYNQLCDVEWNTQVGDAHSCGGDALIRVSAFQSVNGYSDFLIAGEEPEMCFRMRQQGWKIMRLNVEMTLHDAAMTRFTQWWKRHKRAGHAYAESFYLHGSSQERFRYKEVRSNIFWSLLLPTVILFSLWQPLISWLLFVYPLQILRLTIRDKSKYASISLSFIVACSNVLSKFPQTLGIMTFYKNFLTGKRQKIIEYK comes from the coding sequence ATGTCACTATCGAATATTGGCGCAGTAATTATTGGCCGTAACGAAGGTGAACGTCTAATACGCTGCATCAAATCACTACAGCATGATTTAGAGCACATAATTTATGTAGATTCTGGTTCTAGTGATGGCAGTGTGGAGGCATCAAAGACTTTGGGTGTTGCAACTGTCATATTGGATCTTGATAAACCTTTTACTGCTGCTCGAGCTCGAAACGAAGGAGCCAGAGAACTGATTGCAGCCAATCCTGCTATTGAATTTATACAATTTGTGGATGGTGACTGTGAAGTCGCTCAAGGGTGGATTGATAAGGCATATATATTTCTGAAAACTTCACCTGATTATGCTGTTGTTTGTGGAAGGAGACGTGAACGGTTTCCGCAATACTCTGTATATAATCAGTTGTGTGATGTAGAGTGGAATACGCAAGTAGGTGATGCACACTCATGTGGAGGAGATGCTTTAATACGTGTTTCAGCTTTTCAGAGTGTTAATGGTTATTCGGATTTTTTGATTGCAGGTGAAGAACCTGAAATGTGTTTTCGTATGCGTCAGCAAGGATGGAAAATTATGCGTCTCAATGTTGAGATGACTTTACATGACGCAGCTATGACAAGATTCACCCAGTGGTGGAAACGTCATAAAAGAGCAGGTCATGCTTATGCTGAATCGTTTTATCTTCATGGTAGCTCTCAAGAGCGGTTTAGATATAAAGAAGTTCGGAGTAATATTTTTTGGTCGCTCCTTTTACCAACAGTAATCTTGTTCTCATTATGGCAACCGTTGATATCGTGGTTATTGTTTGTATATCCTCTGCAAATATTAAGGCTGACAATACGTGACAAGAGCAAGTATGCTTCGATTTCACTATCTTTTATTGTTGCCTGTTCAAACGTATTATCTAAATTTCCACAAACATTGGGCATCATGACGTTTTATAAAAACTTTTTAACAGGTAAACGACAGAAAATCATCGAATACAAATAA
- a CDS encoding acyltransferase family protein: MNKFFKFITAKEKKIAANREQNTEDYFYVLDGWRGISIMLVLAAHLLPLGPSFLQLNFTSGVIGMSIFFILSGFLITNFLIHRPSVHDFFIRRILRIIPLAWLYLIIAFPILNIDLSKLAPHFFFYANYPPMDLVHGTSHFWSLCVEIQFYLAIGLLFLFFKEKAFIILVIGCFLITANRMVDGVHVAINTYYRVDEILAGVILSLIYNDKGLGFLQKFLRKVNPYFALLALMVASHPDGGFVNYFRPYIAAILIGSTLYNVNSSLLTYLNARVLVYLASVSYALYVIHPLLVNTWFGSGETLEKYLKRPILFAVLFILAHISTFYYEKYWINLAKRMTKRKTS; encoded by the coding sequence ATGAATAAATTTTTTAAATTTATTACGGCCAAAGAGAAGAAAATAGCCGCTAACCGAGAACAAAATACAGAAGACTATTTTTACGTCCTTGATGGTTGGCGAGGCATTAGCATAATGCTTGTGCTTGCTGCCCATTTACTCCCTCTGGGACCTTCATTTCTGCAACTCAATTTCACTTCTGGTGTGATTGGAATGAGTATTTTTTTTATACTCTCAGGTTTTTTAATAACCAATTTCCTAATCCATCGCCCCAGTGTTCATGATTTTTTTATCAGGCGGATTCTGAGAATTATTCCTTTGGCCTGGCTATATTTAATTATTGCCTTTCCAATACTAAATATCGATCTGTCAAAACTTGCTCCTCATTTTTTCTTTTATGCTAACTATCCACCGATGGATCTCGTGCATGGCACGAGCCATTTCTGGAGTTTGTGCGTCGAAATTCAGTTTTACCTTGCTATCGGTCTGTTATTTCTCTTTTTTAAAGAGAAGGCATTTATTATTCTTGTGATTGGATGTTTTTTGATTACAGCAAACAGAATGGTTGATGGCGTACATGTCGCTATCAACACATATTATAGGGTGGATGAAATATTGGCAGGAGTAATTCTGTCTTTGATCTACAATGATAAAGGACTTGGCTTTCTTCAAAAATTTCTTCGTAAAGTTAATCCTTATTTTGCCTTGCTTGCATTAATGGTTGCCTCACACCCTGATGGTGGCTTTGTAAATTACTTTAGGCCGTATATTGCTGCAATATTGATCGGCTCAACTTTGTACAATGTTAATAGTTCTTTACTGACATATCTGAATGCCCGTGTTTTAGTCTATTTGGCGAGTGTTTCATATGCGCTCTATGTGATTCATCCACTTCTTGTCAATACATGGTTTGGTTCTGGAGAAACGCTGGAAAAGTATTTAAAACGTCCCATACTTTTTGCTGTGCTGTTTATTCTTGCTCATATATCAACGTTCTATTACGAAAAATATTGGATTAATTTGGCAAAACGAATGACCAAGAGAAAAACCAGTTAG
- a CDS encoding serine O-acetyltransferase, protein MNVISADEPDWQREKITTFWQPSKKLIKSIRDYQKASMKHSFLSLFRKKIAVLRYRFWSVVSGADIPLNLNLGGGISIPHANGIVIHPSAVIGVNCLIHQQVTLGVKRHEAKAPTLLGHVDIGAGAKIIGNITIGKHALIGANAVVTRDVPDYAIVAGVPAKVIGTTHASDIDS, encoded by the coding sequence ATGAATGTGATCTCAGCGGATGAGCCAGATTGGCAAAGAGAAAAAATCACCACTTTTTGGCAGCCATCCAAAAAGCTAATAAAAAGTATACGTGACTATCAGAAGGCCTCGATGAAACACTCATTCCTCTCGTTATTTAGAAAAAAGATTGCTGTTTTACGCTATCGTTTCTGGTCTGTTGTCAGCGGTGCTGATATTCCTCTGAATTTAAATCTTGGTGGTGGTATTTCGATCCCACATGCTAACGGTATTGTTATCCACCCATCTGCTGTTATTGGTGTGAATTGTCTTATTCATCAGCAGGTAACATTGGGAGTGAAGCGGCATGAGGCAAAGGCACCTACGCTTTTAGGGCATGTGGATATTGGGGCCGGAGCTAAGATCATTGGGAATATCACCATCGGTAAACACGCATTAATCGGTGCTAATGCTGTTGTTACTAGAGATGTGCCTGATTATGCGATAGTTGCTGGGGTCCCTGCCAAGGTAATTGGTACCACCCATGCAAGTGATATTGATTCATGA
- a CDS encoding sulfotransferase domain-containing protein, protein MTKPNFIIIGAMKSATSTLHEQLALQPGIFMSTPKEPNFFSDDGVYQLGLNWYQGLFAKANEDDICGESSTHYTKLPDYPNTLARMSSYLPKLKLVYVIRHPIERLVSHYIHQWSQNVIRADINTAIDSFPELINYSLYSMQIKPYIEQYGSENILLVFSEAFRKQPELELERVARFIGYDEPVVWHETLPEQNVSNQRVRRFKGYNFLVNNPILATLRRSLIPKGLRDFVKQQLVMKKRPELTVESQMKLEKIFNDDLNTLSQLTGTEINLANYKELAKNKHISLV, encoded by the coding sequence ATGACTAAACCAAACTTTATTATTATTGGTGCAATGAAAAGTGCCACAAGCACTTTACATGAGCAACTGGCACTACAGCCAGGCATTTTTATGTCTACACCGAAAGAGCCAAACTTCTTCAGTGATGATGGTGTTTATCAGCTCGGTTTAAATTGGTATCAAGGGTTATTTGCAAAAGCAAATGAGGATGATATTTGTGGGGAGTCGAGTACACATTATACAAAACTACCAGACTATCCAAATACACTCGCTAGAATGTCCAGCTATTTGCCAAAGCTAAAACTTGTTTATGTTATCAGGCATCCTATTGAAAGACTTGTGTCTCATTACATTCATCAATGGAGTCAGAATGTAATCCGCGCTGACATTAATACTGCGATTGATTCATTCCCTGAGTTAATAAACTACAGTCTTTATTCGATGCAAATAAAGCCATATATAGAGCAGTATGGCAGTGAAAATATTTTATTAGTATTTTCTGAAGCATTTAGAAAACAGCCTGAGCTGGAGCTAGAACGTGTCGCTCGGTTTATTGGTTATGATGAACCGGTGGTATGGCATGAAACCCTTCCTGAACAGAATGTTTCTAACCAACGTGTCAGACGGTTTAAAGGTTATAACTTTCTCGTTAATAACCCTATCTTGGCGACATTAAGACGTAGTTTGATACCTAAAGGTCTGCGTGATTTCGTTAAACAGCAATTAGTGATGAAAAAACGCCCTGAGCTAACGGTTGAAAGCCAAATGAAATTGGAAAAAATATTCAACGATGATTTGAATACTTTGAGTCAATTGACTGGTACTGAGATAAATCTTGCCAACTATAAAGAGTTAGCAAAGAACAAACATATAAGTCTGGTCTAA
- a CDS encoding glycosyltransferase family 2 protein, producing MTNNRFELAIIIVNYKTPKMVIDVLNSIKLDVANIDAQVLIVDNDSQDDSVTRINEWITSEDKKKKFRLIESSHNSGFSGGNNIGINAVDADYYLLLNSDTIVQSGALESLLETAKENNDAGLVGARLEWPDGQPQESCFHFHTPVSEFLKAASVGLFSRLLAPYIVARPVVDHVESYQWVSFACVLIRSQVIKDIGLLDDEFFMYFEDVEFSYRAQKAGWKVIYQPNAHVVHLRGGSSPLKSQAKLRKKLPRYFYESRTRYFYLVYGYWGLIFANIAWILGAAISGLREKLSKHYQSNTAQGQWRDTWINFTNPLKAYIHPKDYD from the coding sequence ATGACAAATAATCGCTTTGAGCTAGCTATTATCATTGTAAATTATAAAACGCCCAAAATGGTCATTGATGTTCTCAACTCCATCAAACTGGATGTTGCCAATATCGATGCTCAGGTTCTAATCGTTGATAATGACTCCCAAGATGATTCTGTCACTAGAATTAATGAATGGATAACGTCTGAAGATAAAAAAAAGAAATTCAGATTAATCGAGTCCTCTCATAATAGTGGTTTTTCTGGTGGGAATAACATTGGGATTAATGCTGTAGATGCTGACTATTATCTATTATTAAACAGCGATACTATTGTTCAATCTGGGGCACTAGAGTCATTGCTGGAAACAGCAAAAGAGAATAATGATGCTGGTTTAGTGGGAGCTAGATTGGAGTGGCCTGATGGACAACCACAAGAGAGCTGTTTCCACTTTCACACTCCTGTTAGTGAGTTTCTAAAAGCGGCTAGTGTTGGTTTATTTTCTCGGCTATTAGCTCCTTACATTGTGGCCAGACCTGTCGTTGATCATGTAGAGTCATATCAGTGGGTAAGCTTTGCATGTGTATTAATAAGGTCGCAGGTAATTAAAGATATTGGGCTTTTGGATGATGAGTTCTTCATGTACTTTGAGGATGTCGAATTTAGTTATCGTGCACAGAAAGCTGGCTGGAAAGTCATTTATCAACCCAATGCACATGTTGTTCATTTGCGTGGAGGTAGCTCCCCTCTGAAATCTCAGGCTAAACTGAGAAAAAAGCTACCGCGCTACTTCTATGAGTCACGGACACGATATTTTTATTTAGTTTATGGCTACTGGGGGCTGATTTTTGCTAACATTGCTTGGATACTTGGCGCTGCTATTTCGGGGCTAAGAGAAAAGTTATCTAAACACTATCAAAGCAATACCGCACAAGGGCAATGGCGCGACACTTGGATAAACTTCACTAATCCACTAAAAGCCTACATTCATCCAAAAGATTATGACTAA
- a CDS encoding acyltransferase: protein MLRAIIKKIAFKTGHFKRLYLKLCNPSGFEYAEYLKRWGNYHQIGEHCAIWPYTNVTNPEYTRLGNNVMLTACTILGHDGSIAVLNRAYQKKLDRVGKVDIRDNVFIGHGAIVLPGTTIGPNAIVAAGAVVSRDVPEGSIVAGVPARVIGDVAKLVNKLEIETDSLPWAYLIHQRDGSFDPALEPQLKKLRKAYFFDDK from the coding sequence ATGCTTAGAGCTATCATAAAAAAGATAGCATTCAAAACTGGACATTTTAAGAGACTCTATTTAAAACTCTGCAATCCATCTGGTTTTGAGTATGCTGAATATCTAAAGCGTTGGGGAAATTATCATCAGATAGGTGAGCATTGTGCCATATGGCCATATACCAATGTCACTAACCCTGAATATACGAGGCTGGGCAATAACGTCATGCTCACTGCCTGCACCATTCTCGGTCATGATGGTTCAATTGCGGTACTTAATCGCGCTTACCAGAAAAAACTTGACCGGGTGGGTAAAGTCGATATTAGAGATAATGTATTTATTGGTCATGGTGCTATTGTTTTACCTGGAACAACTATCGGACCAAATGCCATTGTAGCAGCCGGAGCTGTTGTTAGTCGTGATGTTCCCGAGGGCAGCATTGTGGCGGGGGTACCTGCTAGAGTTATTGGGGATGTGGCAAAACTTGTTAATAAATTAGAAATAGAGACAGACAGTTTACCGTGGGCTTATCTCATTCATCAGAGAGACGGAAGTTTTGATCCTGCTTTGGAACCGCAATTGAAAAAATTAAGAAAGGCCTATTTTTTTGATGACAAATAA